Proteins encoded within one genomic window of Paenarthrobacter sp. JL.01a:
- a CDS encoding matrixin family metalloprotease: MDAERETTHVPRHRRTGTAGRVLRVLLMAVVAALAAVLVTGFLNGDPRITALFPGVNVPGSPQIGKPQPTAARVPDAPPPGLEEADAPLASPTAPGTTNDSYKFLATNDDGTPVGYSPCRPLHYVVNNATAPQGTDALLATAIANISAASGIQFVSDGTTDELPADKREPYQPNRYGDRWAPLLISWTTPEAAPALEGKVIGTGGSTMYSLDKGPKSWVTGSLELDTPQIADLLSEQGGADYVLAVMQHELGHVMGLDHVDDPIQLMYPEIGAPDGLAAGDLNGLHLLASAPCRKDI; this comes from the coding sequence GTGGACGCGGAGCGGGAAACAACGCATGTGCCAAGGCACCGGCGCACGGGTACAGCAGGGCGTGTTCTCCGCGTCCTGCTGATGGCCGTGGTTGCCGCGCTGGCAGCGGTCCTGGTCACTGGATTCCTGAACGGCGATCCCCGCATCACCGCACTGTTCCCCGGCGTCAACGTCCCGGGCAGCCCCCAGATCGGGAAGCCCCAGCCCACCGCGGCGCGCGTCCCGGATGCGCCGCCGCCCGGGCTTGAGGAAGCGGACGCCCCGCTGGCCTCGCCAACAGCGCCCGGTACGACGAACGATTCGTACAAGTTCCTGGCGACCAACGACGACGGCACCCCCGTTGGCTACTCGCCGTGCCGGCCGCTGCACTACGTGGTGAACAACGCCACCGCACCCCAGGGAACCGACGCACTGCTTGCCACGGCGATCGCCAACATCTCCGCGGCCTCGGGCATCCAGTTCGTCAGTGATGGAACTACCGATGAACTGCCCGCAGACAAGCGCGAGCCCTACCAGCCAAACCGCTACGGCGACCGGTGGGCTCCCCTGCTGATTTCCTGGACCACTCCCGAGGCAGCGCCTGCGCTGGAAGGCAAGGTCATCGGCACCGGCGGCAGCACCATGTATTCCCTGGACAAGGGTCCCAAGAGTTGGGTCACAGGGAGCCTGGAACTCGACACCCCGCAGATCGCCGATTTGCTCTCGGAGCAGGGGGGCGCGGACTACGTCCTGGCCGTCATGCAGCACGAACTGGGACACGTCATGGGCCTGGACCACGTGGACGATCCAATCCAGCTCATGTACCCGGAAATCGGCGCACCGGACGGCCTGGCAGCTGGGGACCTGAACGGTCTCCACCTCCTGGCCTCCGCGCCCTGCCGCAAGGACATCTAG
- a CDS encoding Gfo/Idh/MocA family protein — translation MAESLGVAVIGAGMAGKAHAAAYRAASALYSPVLPPLRLVSIADVNAEFGSLAARRFGYERSDTSWQAIAEADDIDVVSVVIANSLHREVVEGLLAAGKHVLCEKPLSDTIADAQAMADAARSAEARGTLARIGFTFRRTPGIAYIRDLIRNGTLGNVLHFSGRYWTDYGVSPAAPMSWRYKGGPGSGALADVGSHLTYISEFLCGDIQSVSGGRLVTSIDKRPLPLSAVMGHDHVAVSDTFEAVENDDYAAFNAGFASGAGSFEVSRVAAGHANSLQFEVFCENGGAKFDQRRPSEIQLFLNDEAGLQNGYRQVILGPGHPYISGGLAMDAPEVGFGQNDAFGYQARAFLEEVAGLPEAESLPRCATFDEGVRNMELLGAVAESALNNGKKITL, via the coding sequence ATGGCTGAAAGCCTCGGCGTCGCCGTCATCGGCGCAGGCATGGCCGGCAAGGCCCACGCTGCCGCCTACCGTGCGGCCTCTGCCCTCTACAGCCCCGTACTGCCCCCATTGCGCCTCGTGTCGATCGCGGATGTCAATGCCGAATTCGGCTCCCTGGCCGCTCGGCGCTTCGGATACGAACGCAGCGACACCTCCTGGCAGGCCATTGCGGAGGCTGACGACATCGACGTGGTCAGCGTGGTCATCGCCAACTCACTCCACCGCGAAGTGGTTGAAGGGCTGTTGGCTGCCGGCAAGCATGTTCTGTGTGAGAAGCCGCTCAGTGACACCATCGCCGACGCGCAGGCCATGGCTGATGCTGCCCGGTCCGCCGAAGCCCGGGGGACCTTGGCCCGTATCGGATTCACGTTCCGACGGACCCCTGGCATTGCCTACATCCGGGATCTCATCCGCAATGGAACCCTGGGTAACGTCCTGCACTTCAGCGGCCGCTATTGGACGGACTATGGCGTCAGCCCCGCCGCTCCCATGAGCTGGCGCTACAAGGGTGGGCCGGGCTCCGGTGCGCTCGCCGATGTCGGAAGCCATCTGACCTATATCTCCGAATTCCTGTGCGGCGACATCCAATCCGTCAGTGGAGGTCGTCTGGTCACCTCGATCGACAAGCGCCCGCTGCCACTGAGTGCCGTGATGGGACACGACCACGTGGCCGTGTCCGACACCTTTGAAGCCGTGGAAAATGATGACTACGCGGCCTTCAATGCCGGGTTCGCCAGCGGAGCGGGCAGCTTTGAGGTCTCACGTGTTGCCGCAGGGCATGCGAACAGCCTGCAGTTCGAGGTGTTCTGCGAGAACGGCGGCGCCAAATTCGACCAGCGCCGCCCTTCTGAGATCCAGTTGTTCCTGAACGACGAAGCGGGCCTGCAGAACGGCTACCGGCAAGTCATTCTGGGCCCAGGGCACCCTTACATTTCGGGAGGCCTTGCCATGGACGCCCCGGAAGTGGGTTTCGGTCAGAACGATGCCTTCGGCTACCAGGCCCGGGCGTTCCTCGAAGAAGTCGCAGGGCTGCCCGAAGCGGAGTCACTGCCTCGCTGTGCAACCTTCGACGAGGGCGTTCGCAACATGGAACTCCTCGGTGCTGTTGCCGAGTCCGCCCTTAACAACGGAAAGAAGATCACACTATGA
- a CDS encoding sugar phosphate isomerase/epimerase family protein, with protein sequence MKLGVYNAILHDRSLPEALKVIADLGLTGIEINTGGFLPAVHVPTMDDILVSDAARDDYLGLFEGTGVSIAGLNCNGNPLHPRREIGERHAEDIRRSIRLARRLGQDRVVTMSGLPGGEPGATVVNWVVNAWNSAALDVLDFQWGVAAEFWKEIDRLAADHGVKVALELHPQNIVFNTADVYRLIELTGATHVGVELDASHLFWQQMDPVAVVRELGSLVFQAAAKDVRVNTGNAALYGVLDNSFRRLSPEEDRTNLGGDEWANEWPKNSAWDFVALGRGHDTSYWAEFLRALHDVDPDMLVNIEHEDVSLGRIEGLEVAAKVLREADAALETTLGANV encoded by the coding sequence ATGAAACTCGGTGTCTACAACGCCATCCTGCATGACCGGTCCTTGCCGGAGGCCTTGAAGGTCATTGCTGACCTGGGGCTGACTGGAATCGAAATCAATACCGGAGGGTTCCTTCCGGCGGTGCATGTGCCCACTATGGACGACATCCTGGTGTCGGATGCTGCCAGGGACGATTACCTGGGCCTCTTCGAAGGCACTGGGGTCTCTATCGCCGGCTTGAACTGCAATGGAAACCCCCTGCATCCGCGTCGGGAGATCGGTGAGAGGCATGCCGAAGACATCCGCCGCTCCATCCGACTGGCCCGCAGGCTGGGGCAGGATCGCGTCGTGACCATGTCTGGACTGCCCGGCGGCGAACCCGGTGCCACGGTGGTGAACTGGGTAGTCAACGCCTGGAACTCTGCGGCACTGGACGTACTGGACTTTCAGTGGGGCGTGGCGGCGGAATTCTGGAAGGAAATTGACCGGCTGGCCGCCGATCACGGGGTAAAAGTGGCCCTGGAGTTGCACCCGCAGAACATCGTGTTCAACACGGCCGATGTCTACAGGCTCATCGAACTCACGGGCGCCACGCATGTGGGCGTGGAGCTGGATGCCTCGCACCTGTTCTGGCAGCAAATGGACCCGGTGGCTGTGGTCCGGGAACTTGGGTCGCTGGTGTTCCAGGCTGCCGCGAAGGACGTTCGCGTGAACACGGGCAACGCTGCTTTGTATGGGGTCCTGGACAACAGCTTCAGGCGGTTGTCACCCGAGGAGGACCGGACCAACCTTGGCGGAGACGAATGGGCCAACGAATGGCCGAAGAACTCAGCCTGGGACTTTGTTGCCCTGGGGCGCGGCCACGACACCTCCTACTGGGCCGAGTTCCTCCGCGCGCTTCACGACGTGGATCCGGACATGCTGGTCAACATCGAACACGAGGATGTATCCCTTGGCCGGATCGAGGGTCTTGAGGTTGCGGCGAAGGTATTGCGCGAGGCGGACGCGGCTCTCGAGACGACGTTGGGTGCGAATGTTTGA
- a CDS encoding chitobiase/beta-hexosaminidase C-terminal domain-containing protein, with translation MLLGSTVAFSALTVGIAAPASAAVPPCPGTGGAMQVVAHTDDDLIFISPDFMRDIQAKRCVQTVYTTAGEAGEGPSYWNSLEAGIRASYSKMAGVADAWTTSDAGIPGRPLTLQTLNAAPNISVVFMRLPDGFPDGTGSSRYGGQSILKLWDGRLSSIRPVDGAAAFTKSQFQTTLNQLVANYRPTTFRTQDWTGSYQNPYDHSDHWATAKFAQLASRAYTGPHTASAYDAYVIDEYAQNVTGADLTNKVNTFVRFADFDKYLCDTPCPAPPYSDWLKRQYITAIEWTGNAAKSAGTTVSASSQKASAQSPEKARDGYAWGTPMDAGREWVTNGGKAGSWIQYNFSPARTINAVTLFDRPVLSDQVTGGNLAFPDGSTVPVGALPNNGSGLTVNFPARTVTSVRFNISSVSASTTNVGLSEFEAHITADVIAPEVTATPAGGTYDIGQKVTLAANEPATIYYTLDGSTPTTASAKYATPITVNGPLTLKYFAVDTANNPSAVVTQTYSTGPDVTKPVVTANPTSGPYAPGTTITLTSNEANSVIKYTKDGSDPLAAGVVYSAPIVFPGPDPMTLKFFATDPAGNVSDVVTQTYTVPPDTRAPVVTASPTSRALASGATITLSADEPGASIYYTTDGSTPTATVSATNILYSTPIVMGTTQLNLKYIGVDTAGNASPVGTQTYTVPAAGPPSSHDFNSDGKADVLSSDSAGNLFLYPGDGAGGLGPRQTALAAPAWSTITDIITPGDFNKDGKPDLLARGGDVLWFYPGDGAGSFGPRVQVSIGWTTMSQLFSPGDFSGDGIPDVIARRSSGDLRLYEGTGSGGLRTPTTIGTGWNVMNAILSTGDFNGDGTTDVLARRADTGALWLYPGDGTRGWLPWKQISAGWDNRTLIAGPRDLDGDGKNDVIGRIGDTLWLYPGSGSGTLSNVPPTSLGTGWQAMALIG, from the coding sequence TTGCTGCTGGGCTCAACCGTTGCCTTCTCCGCATTGACGGTGGGTATCGCTGCGCCTGCTTCAGCGGCGGTTCCGCCTTGTCCTGGCACCGGCGGTGCCATGCAAGTGGTGGCCCACACGGACGACGACCTGATTTTCATCAGTCCTGATTTCATGCGGGACATCCAGGCCAAACGGTGCGTACAGACCGTTTACACCACAGCCGGCGAAGCCGGCGAGGGCCCAAGTTATTGGAACAGCCTTGAAGCCGGAATCCGGGCGAGCTATTCGAAAATGGCCGGCGTCGCTGACGCCTGGACTACCTCGGACGCCGGCATTCCCGGGCGGCCCCTTACGCTTCAGACATTGAATGCGGCACCCAACATTTCCGTTGTCTTCATGCGGCTTCCGGACGGCTTCCCCGACGGGACAGGGAGCAGCCGCTACGGCGGCCAGAGCATCCTGAAGCTGTGGGACGGCAGGCTTAGCTCCATCCGCCCGGTTGATGGGGCCGCAGCGTTCACCAAGAGCCAGTTCCAAACGACCTTGAACCAGCTGGTGGCCAATTACCGGCCCACCACCTTCCGCACCCAGGACTGGACCGGCAGCTACCAGAACCCCTATGACCACAGCGACCACTGGGCCACGGCAAAGTTTGCCCAACTGGCCAGCCGGGCCTACACCGGTCCCCACACGGCCTCGGCCTACGACGCCTATGTGATCGACGAGTACGCCCAAAATGTCACCGGCGCTGATCTGACCAACAAGGTCAATACCTTTGTACGCTTCGCGGACTTCGACAAGTACCTCTGCGACACACCCTGCCCCGCACCTCCTTACAGCGACTGGCTCAAGCGGCAATACATCACTGCCATCGAATGGACCGGCAACGCCGCCAAATCAGCAGGAACCACGGTGAGCGCGTCCTCCCAGAAAGCTTCGGCACAGAGCCCGGAAAAGGCCCGCGATGGCTACGCCTGGGGCACCCCCATGGACGCTGGCCGGGAATGGGTGACCAACGGGGGCAAAGCCGGCAGCTGGATCCAGTACAACTTCTCCCCCGCCCGGACCATCAACGCAGTAACGCTGTTCGACCGGCCGGTCCTCAGCGACCAGGTCACCGGCGGCAACCTGGCCTTCCCGGACGGAAGCACGGTGCCTGTGGGAGCCCTGCCCAACAACGGCTCCGGACTCACCGTGAACTTCCCGGCCCGTACGGTCACCTCGGTCCGCTTCAACATCAGCTCCGTGAGCGCCTCCACCACCAATGTGGGCCTGTCCGAGTTCGAGGCCCACATCACTGCCGATGTCATCGCGCCGGAAGTAACAGCGACCCCCGCAGGCGGAACGTATGACATCGGACAGAAGGTCACACTGGCAGCGAACGAACCCGCCACGATCTACTACACGCTGGATGGAAGCACGCCCACCACGGCAAGCGCCAAGTACGCCACCCCGATCACGGTGAATGGTCCGCTGACGCTGAAGTACTTCGCTGTGGATACTGCGAACAACCCCTCCGCCGTGGTCACCCAGACCTACTCCACCGGCCCTGACGTCACCAAGCCAGTGGTGACGGCCAACCCGACAAGCGGTCCATACGCTCCGGGCACCACCATCACGTTGACATCCAATGAGGCAAACTCCGTCATCAAGTACACCAAGGACGGCAGTGATCCCCTGGCAGCAGGCGTGGTGTACTCCGCACCCATTGTGTTCCCGGGCCCGGATCCGATGACCCTCAAGTTCTTCGCCACGGATCCTGCCGGCAACGTATCGGACGTCGTCACACAGACCTATACCGTCCCGCCGGACACCAGGGCACCTGTGGTGACGGCCAGTCCGACCAGCCGGGCACTGGCCAGCGGGGCGACCATCACCCTCTCCGCCGATGAGCCGGGCGCCAGCATCTACTACACCACCGACGGCAGCACCCCGACTGCCACGGTATCTGCAACGAACATCTTGTACTCCACCCCGATTGTCATGGGGACGACGCAACTGAACCTGAAGTACATCGGAGTGGATACGGCAGGGAACGCCTCGCCCGTTGGAACCCAGACGTACACGGTTCCCGCAGCCGGTCCGCCGTCGTCCCATGACTTCAACAGTGACGGCAAGGCAGATGTCCTGTCCTCCGACAGTGCCGGCAACCTGTTCCTCTACCCAGGTGACGGCGCAGGCGGACTCGGCCCACGGCAGACAGCGCTCGCGGCGCCGGCATGGTCAACGATCACTGACATCATCACCCCCGGCGACTTCAACAAGGACGGCAAACCGGATCTGCTGGCCCGCGGCGGAGATGTGCTGTGGTTCTACCCGGGCGACGGCGCCGGCAGCTTCGGGCCACGGGTCCAGGTGAGCATCGGGTGGACCACCATGAGCCAGCTGTTCTCCCCCGGCGACTTCAGCGGCGACGGCATACCGGATGTCATCGCCCGGAGGAGCAGCGGGGATCTGCGACTCTACGAGGGCACAGGGAGCGGTGGTCTTCGTACACCAACCACCATCGGAACCGGCTGGAATGTTATGAATGCAATTCTGAGCACGGGGGACTTTAATGGAGATGGTACGACGGATGTGCTGGCCAGGCGCGCGGATACAGGCGCCCTCTGGCTCTACCCGGGCGACGGAACCCGCGGATGGCTCCCCTGGAAGCAGATCTCCGCGGGCTGGGACAACCGAACATTGATCGCAGGGCCCCGGGACCTCGACGGCGATGGCAAGAACGACGTGATCGGCCGGATCGGCGACACCCTGTGGCTCTACCCAGGCAGCGGCAGCGGGACCCTGAGCAACGTCCCACCCACCAGCCTCGGTACCGGTTGGCAAGCCATGGCATTGATCGGCTAG
- a CDS encoding matrixin family metalloprotease encodes MEPYGSSKWPDPDPPRPRFLPPSPGPREPPEPRPPIKHSSVAVILFLLGILGLVCAGAFFGGELQQFLYGSSQTQSQPARPGFAPFGQRDDPLPGREEADAPLGAPPPVLQASSSYKFLAVKADGTPLAYSPCRPIHYVVNSDLAPASWQDLVEEAVQQASNATGLKFIYDGPSSEIPSPNRSGYQPARYGDRWAPVLIAWSTPEQVPRLTGQTVGLGGSSSIGLSNGYKAYVTGTVSLDAPQFAGIVDTPDGDEIGVAVIMHELGHLVGLDHVDDPRQLMYGQASWVRHYAAGDLTGLAKLGAGPCSKDF; translated from the coding sequence ATGGAACCTTATGGGTCGTCCAAGTGGCCGGACCCGGATCCTCCCCGGCCCCGTTTCCTTCCGCCGTCGCCAGGTCCGCGCGAACCACCGGAACCCCGCCCGCCCATCAAGCACAGCAGCGTCGCCGTCATCTTGTTCCTGCTCGGAATTCTGGGGCTCGTCTGCGCCGGTGCTTTTTTCGGCGGTGAACTGCAGCAGTTTCTGTACGGGTCATCACAAACGCAAAGCCAGCCGGCCCGCCCCGGCTTCGCGCCATTTGGACAACGCGATGATCCCTTGCCTGGCCGGGAAGAAGCGGATGCACCCCTTGGGGCGCCCCCGCCAGTGCTCCAGGCCAGCAGCTCGTACAAGTTCCTGGCCGTCAAGGCGGACGGAACACCGCTGGCCTATTCACCCTGCAGGCCCATCCATTATGTGGTGAACTCGGACCTCGCACCTGCTTCGTGGCAGGACTTGGTGGAAGAGGCCGTCCAGCAGGCCAGCAATGCCACCGGCTTGAAGTTCATCTACGACGGGCCCAGCTCCGAGATCCCCTCCCCCAACCGTTCCGGCTACCAGCCTGCCAGGTATGGCGATCGTTGGGCGCCGGTGCTCATCGCGTGGAGCACACCGGAACAGGTACCGCGCCTGACCGGGCAGACCGTGGGCCTGGGCGGGAGTTCCTCCATCGGCCTGAGCAACGGATACAAGGCGTACGTGACAGGGACGGTGTCATTGGATGCCCCGCAGTTCGCAGGCATCGTGGACACCCCGGACGGGGACGAGATCGGCGTCGCTGTCATCATGCACGAACTGGGGCATCTGGTGGGGCTGGACCACGTGGACGATCCCCGCCAGCTCATGTACGGCCAGGCATCCTGGGTCCGGCACTATGCAGCCGGCGACCTGACCGGGTTGGCCAAGCTCGGTGCAGGACCGTGCAGCAAGGACTTCTAG
- a CDS encoding HNH endonuclease signature motif containing protein produces the protein MRASPVLGPPTDGSAGSLSADLPDGARILPRLGDTDGSSVARGGSAPEVGAFLDDAVEALAGLRGAAAAEALLFGFVEAADFAGRVEDLARTLEYVQIIAAQAVERTRNEARLQVQGSGAPEWRTGWTEPAANGGATGAGAGTGADSAGASAGSVLDDGYRNPAEFLRARLRIGIGEARRRLSLAADALPGEGTTGQQVPARREHLAQALATAQIPSRSATIIATALEKIQHLTDQDTITRMEHALTRTATQSDPDFVTTMTRRWTDRIDQDGPEPSEEALRHTQGAFLRRRRRYGLHHLEIFATAEQYETLTTAMNTATNPRLTTTTANTTKPDTNTSTSTSTGTADPDTAPEANHGPVLDRRSRAQKLLDGLVGACAVAMTTGKLPTNGGLRPQLTVTIDHRDLLNTITRYNHTNPGISTGTATFTGRLHPNTIRKIACDADIIPVLLGTDSQILDIGRATRLFPPHIRKAITARDQGCAFPDCTLPAPWCEAHHITYWSHGGTTGTENGTLLCSHHHHLIHKEQWHIDMKTGTPRFIPPPHIDPHQTPRRNHHHTVFTGQSPPLRT, from the coding sequence ATGAGGGCCTCCCCTGTGCTGGGCCCGCCCACCGATGGCTCCGCGGGATCCCTGTCCGCAGATCTTCCAGACGGTGCCCGCATTCTGCCCCGGCTTGGTGACACGGATGGGAGCAGCGTGGCCCGCGGCGGGTCTGCCCCAGAGGTGGGCGCTTTCCTTGATGATGCGGTGGAGGCGTTGGCCGGTTTGCGGGGTGCTGCTGCGGCGGAGGCGCTGTTGTTCGGGTTCGTGGAGGCGGCGGATTTCGCGGGCAGGGTCGAGGACCTGGCCCGGACACTTGAGTACGTCCAGATCATCGCGGCCCAAGCCGTGGAACGGACCCGGAATGAGGCGCGGTTGCAGGTGCAGGGATCGGGCGCGCCGGAGTGGCGGACAGGGTGGACCGAGCCTGCAGCGAATGGGGGCGCGACTGGTGCTGGGGCGGGCACAGGCGCTGATAGTGCCGGCGCTAGTGCGGGCAGTGTCCTTGATGACGGGTACCGGAACCCGGCGGAGTTCCTGCGGGCACGGTTGCGGATCGGGATCGGCGAAGCCCGCCGCCGGTTATCACTGGCCGCAGATGCCCTGCCCGGGGAGGGAACAACCGGCCAACAAGTCCCGGCCCGGCGCGAACACCTCGCCCAAGCCCTCGCAACAGCCCAAATACCCTCCCGGTCCGCCACGATCATCGCCACCGCCCTGGAGAAGATCCAACACCTCACCGACCAGGACACCATCACCCGGATGGAACACGCCCTGACCCGCACCGCCACCCAGTCCGACCCCGACTTCGTCACCACCATGACCCGACGCTGGACCGATCGCATCGACCAAGACGGTCCCGAACCCTCCGAAGAAGCCCTCCGCCACACCCAAGGCGCGTTCCTGCGCCGCCGACGCCGCTACGGACTCCACCACCTCGAAATCTTCGCCACCGCCGAACAATACGAAACCCTCACCACCGCCATGAACACCGCCACCAACCCCCGACTCACCACCACCACCGCGAACACCACAAAACCAGACACCAACACCAGCACCAGCACCAGCACCGGCACCGCAGACCCAGACACTGCCCCCGAAGCCAACCACGGTCCGGTACTGGACCGGCGCTCCCGCGCCCAAAAACTCCTCGACGGACTCGTCGGAGCCTGCGCCGTGGCCATGACCACCGGAAAACTACCCACCAACGGCGGACTCCGACCCCAACTCACCGTCACCATCGACCACCGCGACCTCCTCAACACCATCACCCGCTACAACCACACCAACCCCGGCATCAGCACCGGGACAGCGACGTTCACCGGCCGCCTGCACCCAAACACCATCCGCAAAATCGCCTGCGACGCCGACATCATCCCCGTCCTGCTCGGCACCGACTCCCAAATCCTCGACATCGGCCGCGCCACCCGCCTCTTCCCACCCCACATCCGCAAAGCCATCACCGCCCGCGACCAAGGCTGCGCCTTCCCCGACTGCACCCTCCCAGCCCCCTGGTGCGAAGCCCACCACATCACCTACTGGTCACACGGCGGCACCACAGGAACAGAAAACGGCACCCTCCTCTGCTCCCACCACCACCACCTCATCCACAAAGAGCAATGGCACATCGACATGAAAACCGGCACACCCCGGTTCATCCCCCCACCCCACATCGACCCCCACCAAACACCCCGCCGCAACCACCACCACACAGTGTTTACCGGACAGTCTCCACCGCTCAGAACATAA
- a CDS encoding LOG family protein, producing the protein MNRTAALNPSPRTLDVESMVHFDRLVRAGAVSMHGWHAQSLDLRGYSRQLKAMDPQGAIFLGCTFDTGVEDSLRRRGALIFPKLQGIPFDPYRGSLYTPAELYPDIPETEYEATTDAQVYQWSILPGQRQSLDATLAAALHDHAIGDALDEALDQGAFAGSRIVGVMGGHAAQRGSKEFADAARLGSLLARAGFAVATGGGPGAMEAANMGAYFSARPDAELEAAVGSLAEVPGFRPSVTAWARQAAAVVERYPDGTPTLGIPTWFYGHEPPNLFATHIAKYFANAIREAILLELCNGGIVFLPGAAGTVQEIFQDACENYYGAPETITPMVLVGREHWERTFPAWPMLQSLAAGKPMAERIFLVDTVDEALAVLAG; encoded by the coding sequence ATGAACCGCACCGCAGCGTTGAACCCCAGTCCCAGAACTCTCGACGTCGAGAGCATGGTTCACTTCGATCGATTGGTTCGCGCCGGGGCCGTCTCAATGCATGGCTGGCATGCACAATCGTTGGACCTTCGGGGCTACTCCCGCCAGTTGAAAGCCATGGACCCCCAGGGTGCGATCTTCCTTGGCTGCACCTTCGACACCGGTGTGGAGGACAGCCTGCGAAGGCGCGGTGCGCTGATTTTCCCCAAGCTGCAGGGCATCCCTTTCGACCCCTACCGTGGAAGCCTTTACACCCCGGCGGAGCTCTATCCGGACATCCCGGAAACCGAGTACGAGGCCACCACCGACGCGCAGGTCTACCAGTGGAGCATCCTGCCTGGCCAGCGGCAGAGCCTCGACGCGACGCTCGCCGCAGCCCTGCACGACCACGCCATCGGCGACGCCTTGGACGAGGCACTTGACCAGGGCGCTTTCGCCGGGAGCAGGATCGTGGGGGTCATGGGCGGCCATGCTGCCCAGCGCGGTTCCAAGGAATTTGCCGACGCCGCCCGGCTGGGCAGTTTGCTCGCGAGGGCCGGCTTCGCCGTCGCCACCGGCGGAGGTCCGGGAGCCATGGAGGCGGCAAATATGGGCGCGTACTTCAGTGCAAGGCCCGACGCCGAACTGGAGGCCGCCGTCGGATCGCTCGCCGAGGTTCCGGGGTTCAGGCCCTCGGTGACGGCTTGGGCGCGGCAGGCGGCGGCCGTCGTCGAACGTTATCCCGACGGTACCCCGACGCTGGGCATCCCCACCTGGTTCTATGGGCACGAGCCACCCAACCTGTTCGCCACCCACATCGCAAAATACTTCGCCAATGCCATCCGGGAGGCGATCCTCCTTGAACTTTGCAACGGCGGGATCGTGTTCCTGCCCGGGGCCGCAGGGACTGTGCAGGAAATTTTCCAGGACGCCTGCGAGAACTACTACGGAGCGCCCGAAACCATCACGCCCATGGTCCTTGTGGGACGTGAACACTGGGAGCGGACCTTCCCGGCCTGGCCCATGCTGCAAAGCCTTGCGGCGGGCAAACCCATGGCGGAGCGGATCTTCCTGGTGGATACGGTGGACGAGGCACTCGCGGTCCTGGCGGGATGA
- a CDS encoding Gfo/Idh/MocA family oxidoreductase, with the protein MTNVVTLGLVGVGRIGVMHANNISALNDTMAQDGVQVRLKLTDVAEKHARSVADSVGAEFVGSVEELIASGVDGLVIATGTATHPDLIRAGVDAGIPVFCEKPVAVNVAESLPVLDYIREKNGVVQIGHQRRFDAGYLEAKRAYEAGELGWIHSVRAVTCDMTPPPVEFLATSGGLFRDCSVHDFDILRWLTGKEIVEVYSKGSNNGDPAIGEVGDVDTALAVVTFDDGTVGTVSASRYNGAGHDVRLELQGSERSVLVGMDQQMAMRSAESGVVFPSGTAHATFAERFDQAYRSEMAAFVELVLGQRKNPCTPEDAVAASKVADAAQESLETGLPVRVSA; encoded by the coding sequence ATGACGAACGTAGTGACCCTCGGCCTGGTGGGCGTGGGCCGGATCGGCGTGATGCACGCCAACAACATCAGCGCGCTCAACGACACAATGGCACAGGACGGAGTGCAGGTGCGGCTGAAGCTGACGGACGTTGCGGAGAAGCACGCGCGCTCCGTCGCGGACAGCGTCGGTGCTGAATTCGTGGGCTCGGTGGAGGAACTGATCGCCTCCGGGGTGGACGGCCTGGTTATAGCTACAGGTACAGCAACGCATCCCGACCTCATCAGGGCTGGAGTGGATGCCGGTATCCCCGTGTTCTGCGAAAAGCCAGTAGCCGTGAACGTGGCGGAATCGCTTCCGGTCCTGGATTATATCCGCGAAAAGAACGGAGTAGTGCAGATCGGGCATCAGCGCCGCTTCGATGCGGGCTACCTTGAGGCCAAACGCGCCTACGAAGCCGGAGAACTCGGGTGGATCCACTCGGTCAGGGCCGTCACCTGCGACATGACCCCGCCCCCGGTCGAATTCCTAGCTACCTCGGGTGGTCTGTTCCGCGACTGTTCCGTCCACGACTTCGACATCCTCCGCTGGCTCACCGGCAAGGAAATCGTTGAGGTCTACTCCAAAGGTTCCAATAATGGCGACCCGGCGATCGGCGAGGTGGGCGACGTTGATACCGCTTTGGCGGTTGTGACGTTCGACGACGGCACGGTAGGCACGGTCTCAGCCAGCCGATACAACGGGGCCGGGCACGATGTCCGGCTGGAACTCCAGGGTTCCGAACGCTCGGTCCTGGTGGGCATGGACCAGCAGATGGCCATGCGTTCTGCTGAGTCGGGAGTGGTGTTTCCCTCCGGAACGGCGCATGCCACCTTCGCTGAGCGCTTCGATCAGGCATACCGGTCCGAGATGGCGGCGTTCGTGGAACTCGTGCTTGGGCAACGAAAAAACCCTTGCACTCCCGAGGACGCAGTGGCCGCATCCAAGGTAGCCGATGCAGCACAGGAGTCCCTGGAAACAGGTTTGCCGGTCAGGGTCTCTGCCTAG